In one Fusarium keratoplasticum isolate Fu6.1 chromosome 5, whole genome shotgun sequence genomic region, the following are encoded:
- a CDS encoding Yae1-N domain-containing protein — protein METRNDTSDPFEDVLNLEERFYSEGYQLGLKDGIKAGRIEGRSFGMEKGFEKFLESGRLAGKAVVWANRMPPKDGSSSACTLPPLPRNARLEKNVNTLYALVEPDTLSTENSDDAVQDFDDRIKRAQGKAKIVERMAGGGGRESSGPSSTP, from the coding sequence ATGGAGACTAGAAACGACACGTCCGACCCCTTCGAGGacgtcctcaacctcgaggagCGCTTCTACTCAGAAGGCTACCAACTAGgcctcaaggatggcatcaaagcGGGCCGCATCGAAGGCCGGTCCTTTGGCATGGAGAAGGGATTCGAAAAGTTCCTCGAGAGCGGCCGCCTAGCAGGAAAGGCTGTCGTTTGGGCAAACCGCATGCCACCGAAAGACGGATCTAGCTCGGCCTGCACGTTACCACCACTGCCGAGGAATGCAAGGCTAGAAAAGAACGTCAACACCTTGTACGCTCTCGTCGAGCCAGACACACTCTCGACGGAAAACTCGGATGATGCGGTTCAAGACTTTGACGACCGTATCAAGAGGGCGCAGGGAAAGGCCAAGATTGTTGAACGAATGgcaggtggtggtgggaggGAGTCGTCCGGaccatcttcaacgccaTAG
- a CDS encoding Cytochrome b-c1 complex subunit 7, with translation MKYSLAPFIIRRPWLYKIFKPAASWYMNAAGYRQMGLRYDDLLEEENDVAQKALKRLNNRESYERIYRIRRAVQCSYQHKLLPKEQWTTTAQDVRYLQPLIDEVAAEKAEKNELDSIAVIRKH, from the exons ATGAAGTACTCGCTCGCCCCCTTCATCATCCGCCGGCCGTGGCTCTACAAGATCTTCAAGCCCGCCGCCTCCTGGTACATGAACGCCGCCGGCTACCGCCAGATGGGTCTCCG ATATGACGAcctcctcgaggaggagaacgacGTTGCCCAGAAGGCCCTCAAGCGCCTCAACAACCGCGAGTCCTACGAGCGCATCTACCGTATCCGACGTGCTGTCCAGTGCAGCTACCAGCACAAGCTCCTCCCCAAGGAGCAGTGGACCACCACCGCCCAG GACGTCCGCTACCTCCAGCCCCTCATCGACGAGGtcgccgccgagaaggccgagaagaacgaGCTCGACTCGATTGCCGTCATCCGCAAGCACTAA
- a CDS encoding SAE2 domain-containing protein: MWRRVQLTSHPIGSSRFRTVRVNPKRNVDCVDGYKTMTSWFASGRPALFDAISSACDLVDQQIAADLELAKQELDEALQQRDDHAAQVSDLAAENARLKEKLQKATAKATGDAKTPEAAPSPQPAASRSSSSNSEPDWKAECARVSLKFNALSENFKKAKDALRKRKEERDRWVAHATLLEKKIKAAEEEHGISITDRQNRGSRATTLPAARTEDANPSPNTSFTSEAGLEQADLELPPLAAASLAPENPPPLPDTTAANPSSDATASEVESGQGDELPELPAQDDVKHTQIKEEPSSDTPVVVSERAVKKRKRNDGDPNESPLQKVKLEPIDDSSSPIQPVGPATLVPQESIDLGDVAQKLLTPRKRREMEESQRRDQIQSEAFATTTPRTLFVRPDPEPQTARPLERKSALTPLSVNRRIVRSGGDKPTTPLRKGLDRGISNVAEDGEAYRKTGNSTNQAPKGRLDTLLNSPAAQENETVTRPTPRAPARLSTLSEGLAIPGRRVLPFDREGRVKDRTPARPTGATDRASALSAKVTPHDTRSPLASKRGTTSALRNKPVAELRPDDFKINPQANDGHDFAFSDVIRDKDERARMQGCTDMHCCGKHFRSLAISQRPDPPLTAAQRQEEQKLLEEYLGNFAYRLGTMDKKERDELWIEAKTQELANKYGKHRYHYSRMRSPPGFWNADFPSTQEMEAEREEAAKREKQTVQDRYREAMRPGGRWLFRDE; encoded by the exons ATGTGGAGACGCGTCCAACTTACATCACACCCTATCGGCTCCAGCCGTTTCCGCACCGTTCGAGTCAACCCCAAGAGAAATGTCGATTGTGTCGACGGTTACAAGACAATGACAAGCTGGTTTGCTAGCGGCCGCCCGGCTCTGtttgatgccatctccaGTGCGTGCGATCTCGTCGATCAACAGATCGCTGCAG ACCTTGAGCTGGCGAAACAGGAGCTCGATGAAGCTCTCCAGCAGAGAGATGATCACGCGGCGCAGGTTTCTGACTTGGCGGCTGAAAATGCTCGTTTGAAGGAGAAATTGCAGAAGGCAACAGCCAAGGCAACAGGAGACGCGAAAACCCCTGAAGCAGCACCATCACCCCAGCCAGCAGCttccagaagcagctcaTCTAACAGTGAACCAGACTGGAAAGCTGAGTGCGCCAGGGTCAGTCTCAAGTTTAACGCGCTCTCAGAAAACTTCAAAAAAGCCAAGGACGCGCTTCGGAAAAGAAAGGAGGAGCGTGACAGATGGGTTGCTCACGCCACAttgctggagaagaagatcaaggcagCCGAGGAAGAGCATGGAATCAGCATTACGGATCGCCAAAACAGGGGCAGCCGGGCGACAACACTTCCAGCAGCCAGGACAGAAGACGCCAACCCAAGCCCAAACACCAGCTTCACATCCGAGGCCGGGCTCGAGCAAGCAGACCTGGAATTGCCTCCCTTGGCCGCAGCATCACTTGCTCCCGAGAATCCCCCTCCTCTGCCCGACACTACTGCTGCTAACCCCAGCTCGGATGCGACGGCGAGCGAGGTTGAGtctggtcaaggagatgagcTACCCGAGTTGCCGGCCCAGGATGATGTCAAGCACACGCAAATTAAGGAGGAGCCGTCGTCTGATACACCTGTTGTCGTTTCCGAGAGAgctgtgaagaagaggaaacgGAACGATGGGGACCCCAACGAATCACCTCTACAAAAGGTCAAGCTGGAACCAATCGACGACAGCTCGAGTCCTATTCAACCAGTCGGTCCAGCTACACTTGTTCCACAAGAGAGCATAGATCTCGGAGACGTTGCACAAAAGCTATTGACCCCGAGGAAACGcagggagatggaagagtcACAACGTCGGGACCAGATACAGAGCGAAGCCTTTGCGACAACAACACCCAGGACCCTATTTGTCAGGCCGGATCCTGAACCACAAACAGCTCGGCCCTTGGAACGAAAATCAGCCCTCACACCACTCAGTGTCAACCGACGGATCGTGCGATCAGGCGGTGATAAGCCAACCACACCCCTTAGAAAGGGACTGGATCGCGGCATATCAAACGTAGCCGAAGATGGCGAAGCATACAGGAAAACTGGAAATAGTACGAATCAAGCGCCTAAGGGACGACTGGATACGCTATTAAATAGTCCTGCTGCTCAGGAAAACGAAACTGTTACCCGTCCGACACCACGAGCGCCAGCAAGGCTAAGCACTCTTTCAGAAGGCCTAGCAATTCCAGGTCGACGGGTGCTCCCTTTTGATCGAGAAGGACGCGTTAAAGACCGAACTCCTGCTCGTCCGACGGGTGCAACTGATCGCGCCAGCGCTCTCAGTGCAAAGGTTACACCGCACGACACGCGATCTCCGTTGGCCTCTAAGAGAGGCACGACGTCTGCGTTGCGAAATAAACCAGTGGCGGAGTTGCGGCCCGACGATTTCAAGATCAACCCACAAGCCAATGACGGTCATGACTTTGCGTTCTCTGACGTGATTCGGGACAAGGATGAAAGGGCTCGCATGCAAGGCTGTACAGACATGCATTGCTGCGGGAAGCACTTTCGATCTCTTGCCATCTCGCAACGCCCAGATCCGCCTCTTACGGCAGCTCAGCGACAAGAAGAGCAGAAGTTGTTGGAGGAGTACTTGGGCAACTTTGCGTATCGACTAGGGAcgatggacaagaaggagagagatGAACTCTggatcgaggccaagactcAGGAACTTGCAAACAAATACGGCAAGCATCGATATCATTACTCGAGGATGCGGAGTCCTCCAGGATTCTGGAATGCAGATTTCCCCAGCACgcaagagatggaggctgagagggaagaggctgccaagagggagaagcagaCTGTTCAGGACAGGTACAGAGAAGCTATGCGACCTGGTGGTAGATGGCTGTTCAGAGATGAGTAG
- a CDS encoding Yae1-N domain-containing protein translates to MALPLVGKLAVVTGASRGIGLAISKALAARGANLVLAYTSANSAASTASLAAELSSKHSIKAVPIQADLGTTTGPASLVSQAAEAFSPLRIDILVNNAGVALNDKIPDIKPQDFTTSFNVNVMGPLLLVQAAQPYLPNDRSGRIINLSSVSSSLGFVGQSVYGGTKAALEAMTKTWARELSENCTVNAINPGPVRSEMYSRNSEEFKQLIKPFIQNAPLMAVRPGVDDPAIVEEAKTTGGRAGEAEEIAGVVAMLAGPESSWITGQVICANGGMIFGMQ, encoded by the exons ATGGCTCTCCCTCTTGTTGGCAAGCTCGCTGTCGTCACTGGCGCCTCCCGAG GCATCGGTctggccatctccaaggctcTCGCCGCCCGCGGCGCAaacctcgtcctcgcttACACTTCTGCCAACTCTGCCGCTTCCACAGCCAGCCTGGCCGCCGAGCTGTCCTCCAAGCACTCCATCAAGGCCGTGCCCATCCAGGCCGACCTCGGCACCACCACCGGCCCCGCCAGCCTCGTCTCGCAGGCCGCGGAGGCCTTCAGCCCTCTCCgcatcgacatcctcgtcaacaacgCTGGTGTCGCCCTCAACGACAAGATCCCCGACATCAAGCCCCAGGACTTCACCACCAGCTTCAATGTCAACGTCATGGGTCCCCTGCTGCTCGTCCAGGCTGCTCAACCCTACCTCCCCAACGACCGCTCCGgccgcatcatcaacctcagcAGTGTGAGCTCCAGCCTGGGTTTCGTCGGACAGAGCGTCTACGGCGGTACCAAGGCGGCTCTCGAGGCCATGACAAAAACCTGGGCTCGCGAGCTCAGCGAGAACTGCAccgtcaacgccatcaacCCCGGCCCCGTCCGCTCCGAGATGTACTCGCGCAACTCGGAAGAGTTCAAGCAACTCATCAAGCCCTTCATCCAGAACGCCCCTCTCATGGCTGTGCGTCCTGGTGTCGACGACCCTgccatcgtcgaggaggctaAGACGACGGGTGGCCGTGCtggtgaggctgaggagattgCTGGAGTCGTTGCCATGCTTGCTGGTCCCGAGAGTTCGTGGATCACTGGCCAGGTCATCTGTGCCAACGGCGGCATGATCTTTGGTATGCAATAG
- a CDS encoding Thioredoxin domain-containing protein, which yields MPVELRKRKAREPPAPPPAPAKKRTPAAKTGKAAATKVKAAPAKAPGKRGRPAKAKVEEEPAKEEEEKKEEEKVEEEKEEEKTEEKAEEPKETKKKSDKAEVGDVVDLDGFGGEIETNDGEKTTLKALVDESKAGVVLFTYPKASTPGCTKQVCFFRDSYEPLTAGGLAIYGLSTDSPKANTTFKDKQKLPYPLLCDPKATLIGAIGLKKVPKGTQRGVFVIDKEGKVLVAEPGSPQGTVDRVKKLVEELGA from the exons ATGCCCGTTGAGCTCCGCAAGCGCAAGGCCCGCGAGCCTCCTGCGCCGCCGCCCGCGCccgcgaagaagaggacgcCGGCTGCAAAGACCGGCAAGGCCGCTGCTACCAAGGTGAAGGCCGCTCCCGCAAAGGCCCCCGGCAAGAGAGGCAGAcctgccaaggccaaggtcgaggaggagcccgccaaggaggaggaagagaagaaggaagaggagaaggttgaagaggaaaaggaagaagagaagactgaggagaaggccgaggaaCCTaaggagaccaagaagaagagcgacaaggccgaggttggcgatgtcgttgaccttgatggcttcggcGGCGAGATTGAGACCAACGACGGCGAAAAGACAACTCTGAAGGCGCTCGTCGATGAGAGCAAGGCTGGCGTCGTCCTCTTCACCTACCCTAAGGCTTCTACTCCAGGAT GCACAAAGCAGGTCTGCTTCTTCCGCGACTCGTATGAGCCCCTCACAGCAGGCGGCCTGGCCATCTACGGTCTCAGCACCGACTCTCCCAAGGCCAACACGACCTTCAAGGACAAGCAGAAGCTCCCCTACCCTCTGCTATGCGACCCCAAGGCGACGCTCATCGGTGCCATCGGCCTCAAGAAGGTCCCCAAAGGCACCCAGCGCGGTGTCTTTGTCATTGACAAGGAGGGTAAGGTGCTCGTTGCCGAGCCTGGAAGCCCCCAGGGCACCGTCGACAGAGTGAAGAAGCTCGTTGAGGAGCTGGGTGCTTag
- a CDS encoding N-terminal acetyltransferase A complex catalytic subunit ard1, with protein MDIRVLTSADLPLIQHANLENLPENYFLKYYLYHALSWPQLSYVAVDVSRPKKNPYEYPKIVGYVLAKMEEEPTDGVQHGHITSLSVMRTHRRLGIAEKLMRQSQLAMVETFQAKYVSLHVRVSNAAARHLYEDTLGFKNEKTESKYYADGEDAFCMRLDLDDIKAQVDEAAEDEHDDEGEAVGEVGRDPEADKKKKKIKVAVGRGLGVGALVEKDESKH; from the exons ATGGATATCCGCGTCCTCACCAGTGCGGACCTCCCCCTCATCCAGCACGCcaacctcgagaacctcCCCGAGAACTACTTCCTCAAGTACTACCTCTACCACGCCCTCTCGTGGCCCCAGCTCAGCTACGTCGCCGTCGACGTCTCGCGCCCCAAGAAGAACCCCTACGAGTACCCCAAGATCGTCGGCTATGTCCTCgcgaagatggaggaggagcccacCGACGGCGTCCAGCACGGCCACATCACCAGCCTGAGCGTCATGCGCACACACCGACGGTTGGGTATTGCGGAGAAGCTGATGCGACAGAGCC AGCTCGCTATGGTCGAGACATTCCAGGCCAAGTACGTCTCCCTCCACGTCCGCGTCTCCAACGCCGCGGCCCGCCACCTCTACGAGGACACCCTGGGCTTCAAGAACGAAAAGACAGAGTCCAAGTACTACgccgacggcgaggatgccTTTTGCATgcgcctcgacctcgacgacatcaaggcccaggtcgacgaggccgccgaggacgagcaCGACGACGAGGGTGAAGCCGTGGGCGAGGTCGGCCGAGACCCCGAggccgacaagaagaagaagaagatcaaggtcGCTGTGGGGAGGGGACTGGGCGTTGGTGCGTTGGTGGAAAAGGACGAGTCGAAGCACTAA
- a CDS encoding NADH-ubiquinone oxidoreductase 21.3 kDa subunit, which produces MSSQAAAKAAGGLVSIAKKQTVQSTGVWEVLRRFFAIDPERSNGVPLNPHFRNPPPGANPPLEYDDPVTLPAGDIADNPYWKRDSRRNYPQLSVVNQSQFAQLLTVGSAAAPKVELIGEAGEKQLVAVKEESQTGLAQALGKVAPGEATKDVFVNGLPPLPSGQSLSSGAWDVHKYEVTDTSYGEGYPCRSFK; this is translated from the exons atgtcgtctCAAGCGGCCGCTAAAGCTGCCGGTGGCCTGgtcagcatcgccaag AAGCAAACCGTCCAGTCGACGGGCGTGTGGGAGGTTCTCCGACGATTCTTCGCCATCGACCCCGAACGATCCAACGGTGTCCCTCTCAACCCTCACTTCCGTAACCCTCCCCCCGGCGCCAACCCTCCTCTCGAGTACGACGACCCCGTGACGCTGCCCGCGGGCGACATCGCCGACAACCCCTACTGGAAGCGAGACTCGCGACGCAACTACCCCCAGCTCAGCGTCGTCAACCAATCCCAGTTCGCCCAGCTCCTCACCGTCGGCAGCGCTGCTGCCCCCAAGGTCGAGCTCATCGGCGAGGCGGGCGAGAAGCAGCTCGttgccgtcaaggaggagtcCCAGACCGGCCTTGCTCAGGCCCTTGGTAAGGTGGCGCCCGGCGAGGCCACCAAGGATGTGTTTGTGAACGGcctgccgccgctgcccaGCGGCCAGAGCCTTTcttctggagcttgggaTGTCCACAAGTACGAGGTGACGGACACTTCGTACGGCGAGGG GTACCCTTGCAGGTCGTTCAAGTAA
- a CDS encoding Ubiquitin carboxyl-terminal hydrolase, giving the protein MSNRHLPAGQNIQGGAGGVPGVDMVGGPGGPRRRQAPPYVPQYQQQHHQHHHQHMNPMYGGYTQFAPQPYYGMPPQYQNTQYQNAQYQHQYLNGQYQNGGMPSPGYMPYQNYARSPPSMHQYVPMVGVSVPPSYPPRPAQQHSPALSTPYQPPPAPAPIPPHTPSSTNSSQMMPPPTPPTPQTTEPQAPVVPAPAPAPAPAPAREPSPAPKAKEPFRAPLPWLSHPDVEFPVRTTKSRRRRRLLNADSQAVSLPVEQHEAATEQSEQATIAETASKEPSISSQTPATSAAPSETAATPRQPAEESVVPVQASSTSQRSRTNTVTSSTSTATSRPATRSSAAPAPALPSLPKSGAKDAKPARAEKPVNGDVVAETSSPDATSTTAEKPTEPESEAAEAPAPPVKLPPSSWANLFAKPAAASVAKTGATNGAVADSATTNGHSAEGVVSTTNGSTASFSKANANSVAEAIQSFHVGLADQLSFLEPRGLINTGNMCYMNSVLQVLMFCVPFFDFLSQISKRAVHSFKSETPLIDAMIMFMHEFKIIKSASSVEPLRRSLKNEELERYGEPFTPEFVYEAIRQLPRFASMRRGHQQDAEEFLGFLLQSLDDECTSVMNSSTLAEQSEKANAAEGATGTSDDWLEVGRKQKAAVTRSAGSNSSSPISKIFGGLLRSEFRVPGLKDSITTEPYQPLQLDIGSSDVRNVVDALRGLTRPERIQGDFNSPRGKDVTATKQVFIESLPPVLILHLKRFQFDAEGNGTVKIWKKIGYPLELEIPRDVLSRQKRQTYSDGAMPKYKLISVVYHHGKNASGGHYTVDVRRQEGREWIRIDDTVIRRVRSEDVAEGGEEEEVKETRKDGAVSGGSGSRFDAMTEDAGDEVGWNKVTASTGGAKKWSSVANGASNGTTKAKPVKDNIKDNKVAYLLFYQRV; this is encoded by the exons ATGAGTAACCGCCATCTGCCGGCTGGGCAGAACATACAGGGAGGAGCTGGTGGAGTCCCCGGGGTCGATATGGTCGGCGGTCCTGGAGGGCCTCGTCGGAGGCAGGCGCCTCCGTATGTGCCGCAGTatcaacagcagcaccaccagcaccatcaccagcacATGAATCCCATGTATGGTGGCTACACCCAGTTCGCGCCCCAGCCCTACTACGGCATGCCACCGCAGTACCAGAACACCCAGTACCAGAACGCCCAATACCAGCACCAGTATCTCAATGGACAGTACCAGAACGGGGGTATGCCCTCGCCTGGCTACATGCCATATCAAAACTATGCTCGGTCGCCGCCCTCCATGCACCAGTACGTTCCGATGGTCGGCGTGAGCGTGCCGCCGAGCTaccctcctcgtcctgcTCAACAACATTCTCCTGCGCTCTCGACTCCCTACCAGCCCCCGCCTGCGCCAGCTCCGATTCCGCCCCATACGCCATCATCCACCAACTCCTCCCAGATGATGCCTCCCCCGACTCCACCGACGCCGCAAACTACAGAGCCGCAAGCCCCTGTCGTTcctgctcccgctcccgctcccgctcccgcccCTGCCCGGGAGCCTTCGCCGGCTCCGAAGGCTAAGGAGCCTTTCCGTGCTCCC CTTCCTTGGCTTTCCCACCCTGATGTCGAGTTTCCTGTCAGAACCACCAAGTCacgacggaggaggagactctTGAACGCCGACAGCCAGGCTGTGTCCTTGCCCGTCGAGCAGCACGAGGCCGCCACGGAGCAGTCTGAACAAGCCACCATTGCCGAGACAGCGTCAAAAGAACCCTCAATTTCTTCCCAGACTCCTGCGACCTCCGCGGCTCCATCCGAGACTGCTGCAACCCCTCGTCAGCCCGCCGAGGAGTCCGTCGTACCCGTTCAAGCTTCCTCTACTTCTCAGCGGTCCCGCACCAACACTGTGACTAGCAGCACCTCGACGGCCACCAGCAGACCCGCCACCCGCTCCTCCgctgctcctgctcccgctcttccttctctgccCAAGTCTGGGGCTAAGGACGCCAAGCCTGCTCGCGCTGAAAAGCCGGTCAATGGCGATGTGGTTGCCGAAACTTCGTCCCCGGATGCGACGTCTACTACTGCCGAGAAGCCCACCGAGCCTGAGTCCGAAGCTGCAGAGGCACCTGCTCCTCCTGTGAAGCTTCCACCCTCAAGCTGGGCCAACCTTTTCGCGAAGCCTGCCGCCGCATCCGTCGCAAAGACTGGTGCTACCAACGGTGCTGTTGCTGACAGCGCTACTACCAATGGTCATAGTGCGGAAGGTGTTGTTAGTACCACGAATGGCTCTACTGCCAGTTTCTCAAAGGCCAATGCCAACTCGGTTGCGGAGGCCATTCAATCTTTCCACGTTGGTCTTGCTGACCAGCTTTCGTTCCTCGAGCCTCGCGGCTTGATCAACACCGGTAACATGTGTTACATGAACTCG GTGCTTCAAGTTTTGATGTTTTGCGTTCCATTTTTTGATTTCCTTAGCCAGATCAGCAAGCGAGCTGTCCATAGCTTCAAGAGCGAGACACCTCTCATTGACGCCAT GATCATGTTCATGCATGAgttcaagatcatcaagtcTGCTTCTTCAGTCGAACCCCTGCGACGCTCTCTCAAGAATGAGGAGTTGGAGCGCTATGGCGAGCCCTTCACCCCTGAGTTTGTCTACGAAGCTATAAGACAGCTCCCTCGTTTCGCAAGCATGAGG CGAGGTCATCAACAAGACGCCGAAGAGTTCCTGGGTTTCCTTCTCCAGTCTCTCGACGACGAGTGCACTTCTGTCATGAATAGCTCCACTCTGGCCGAGCAGTCGGAGAAGGCCAATGCCGCTGAAGGTGCCACTGGTACATCTGATGATTGGCTTGAGGTCGGCAGGAAGCAGAAGGCAGCGGTGACCCGATCCGCCGGATCCAACTCATCGAGCCCTATCTCCAAGATTTTTGGCGGACTGCTTCGATCAGAGTTCCGCGTTCCCGGGCTGAAAgactccatcaccactgAGCCCTACCAGCCGCTTCAGTTGGATATTGGGTCTTCAGATGTCCGCAATGTGGTTGATGCTCTGCGGGGCCTTACCCGCCCTGAGCGCATTCAGGGTGACTTCAACTCACCCCGAGGCAAGGATGTGACGGCCACCAAGCAGGTCTTCATTGAATCGCTTCCTCCCGTTCTCATCCTGCACCTCAAGCGATTCCAGTTTGATGCGGAGGGCAACGGAACCGTCAAGATCTGGAAGAAGATTGGATATCCTCTGGAGCTCGAGATTCCTCGCGACGTATTGTCTCGGCAGAAACGCCAGACCTACAGCGACGGAGCGATGCCCAAGTATAAGCTGATCAGTGTGGTGTATCACCACGGAAAGAACGCGAGCGGTGGACATTATACGGTCGATGTGCGCCGCCAAGAGGGCCGTGAGTGGATCCGCATCGACGACACGGTCATTCGCAGGGTGCGGAGTGAAGATGTGGCCGAGGgcggcgaagaagaagaagtgaAGGAAACTCGCAAGGATGGTGCTGTCTCTGGTGGCTCGGGCAGCCGTTTCGATGCCATGACGGAAGATGCAGGAGATGAAGTCGGGTGGAACAAGGTGACGGCTTCCACTGGAGGAGCGAAGAAATGGAGCAGCGTCGCCAATGGGGCCAGCAACGGCACTACCAAGGCGAAGCCGGTCAAGGACAACATCAAAGACAACAAGGTGGCCTACCTGCTGTTCTACCAGCGGGTATAA
- a CDS encoding Adenine DNA glycosylase, giving the protein MSTVTRTRATRSSALNASRKISSQIGSDDENERPIETNTRAIKRHLSPQYEDHDASEGDATPEVEPEAPAPKRRKTQSSRSTKANNNKLHEQIFGSNGKTSQTPCAPPARRHNLTYHRPLMLDDYSSRKALLDWFDGVSTKRSMPWRKAWINPMDHQPDDLRNLLERRAYEVWISEIMLQQTRVAVVIDYWNKWMAKWPSIHDLAAASADDVLSAWRGLGYYSRATRIHEASKLVVKDPAMKGLLPSCTQDLEAKVPGVGRYTAGAISAIVFGQAAPMVDGNVLRVLSRQLGLLGNVKTTKVVIDTLWAAADALVKAVARDETDTPDGEEVETSDRPGRWGQALMELGSTVCVPKPNCAECPITSTCRAYAEGRTLISQDNRDTKLNDIEDACHLCEPFEDAEEDAAQDVKSAKKTKANGSQGKQLTLASFAFKGPAIEKSSSNKVKSTLSARDMETIVDHARKFPLKVIKKAVREEETLVCVIRHSDGQYLVQKRPEKGLLAGLWEFPSYILQDSNEGNTSAKRKSKALAYLSKIGGEHGHKTSKAKHVGELGSVPWLFSHLKLTMHVHLFSLQDDDWLSDSGSLKKSRLRWASGDEVDDESMGTGMRKCWSLVKDRDD; this is encoded by the coding sequence ATGAGCACCGTGACCAGGACGCGGGCAACGCGCTCAAGCGCACTCAACGCCTCGAGAAAGATTTCATCGCAAATAGGCtccgatgatgagaatgagAGGCCAATTGAAACAAATACACGCGCGATAAAACGGCATTTAAGCCCGCAATATGAGGACCACGACGCGTCTGAGGGAGACGCGACTCCAGAGGTTGAGCCCGAAGCCCCTGCACCAAAACGGCGAAAGACACAGTCTTCAAGGAGCACCAAAgcaaacaacaacaagctcCATGAACAAATATTTGGCAGCAATGGAAAGACAAGTCAAACACCATGCGCACCACCAGCTCGACGACACAATCTCACATATCATCGACCACTTATGCTAGACGACTACTCCTCACGAAAGGCTCTCCTTGACTGGTTCGACGGTGTCAGCACCAAACGCTCCATGCCTTGGCGAAAAGCATGGATTAATCCAATGGATCACCAACCAGATGACCTGCGCAATCTTCTAGAGAGGCGGGCGTATGAGGTCTGGATCAGCGAGATTATGCTACAGCAGACGCGAGTCGCCGTGGTCATCGACTATTGGAACAAGTGGATGGCCAAatggccatccatccacgACTTGGCCGCTGCGAGTGCTGATGACGTCCTCAGTGCCTGGCGTGGATTGGGTTACTACAGCAGGGCAACTAGGATCCACGAGGCCTCAAAGTTAGTGGTGAAGGACCCTGCGATGAAGGGGCTTTTGCCATCCTGCACTCAAgatctcgaggccaaggtcccCGGTGTTGGGAGATACACTGCAGGGGCCATCTCAGCCATTGTCTTTGGACAAGCTGCGCCTATGGTTGACGGCAATGTCCTGCGTGTCCTGAGCAGACAACTGGGGCTATTGGGCAACGTCAAAACAACGAAGGTCGTTATTGACACATTATGGGCTGCTGCCGATGCTCTCGTGAAGGCTGTCGCCAGAGATGAGACAGACACCCCGGATGGTGAGGAAGTCGAGACAAGCGATAGACCTGGAAGATGGGGCCAGGCCCTCATGGAACTTGGAAGCACTGTTTGTGTACCAAAGCCAAATTGTGCTGAATGCCCCATCACATCGACTTGTCGAGCCTATGCAGAAGGAAGAACGTTGATCTCTCAGGACAACCGAgacaccaagctcaacgacATCGAGGACGCCTGTCATCTCTGCGAGCCTTTTGAAGATGCTGAGGAAGACGCTGCTCAAGATGTCAAAAGTGCCAAAAAGACCAAGGCAAATGGATCTCAAGGCAAGCAACTGACATTAGCGTCATTCGCCTTCAAGGGACCAGCCATCGAGAAATCTTCCTcgaacaaggtcaagtcgACTCTCAGTGCCCGCGACATGGAGACCATCGTGGATCACGCCCGGAAATTCCCTCTCAAGGTGATCAAAAAGGCTGTGAGGGAAGAGGAAACACTTGTCTGTGTCATCCGCCACAGCGACGGGCAGTATTTGGTCCAAAAGCGCCCTGAGAAAGGACTCCTCGCTGGACTATGGGAATTTCCCAGTTACATCCTGCAAGACTCAAATGAGGGAAACACATCTGCCAAACGAAAGTCGAAGGCACTCGCGTACCTCTCCAAAATAGGTGGCGAGCATGGCCACAAGACGTCAAAGGCCAAGCATGTTGGTGAGCTGGGCAGCGTGCCGTGGCTCTTTTCACACCTAAAGCTCACGATGCATGTCCACCTGTTCTctctccaagatgacgatTGGCTCTCAGACTCTGGGTCACTGAAAAAGAGTCGCCTCAGATGGGCGTCAGGTGATGAGGTAGATGATGAGTCAATGGGTACAGGCATGAGGAAGTGCTGGAGTCTTGTGAAGGATAGAGACGACTGA